aattcccagcatgccctgggcCACCTCCGCCCCCGTGATCCCCACAAGCAGCCAGTCTCACACACATGCCGCCTTGTTGGGAAGCATATGACGTGCCCTATTTAAAGCCGGGATTGCATAAGGCTGGCTTAATTCGTCCCGGAGccgcggggggagagggagggcagctGTCTGTTCGGGAGGCTGGCTGTCCCGCTGGCACCTCCCAGCCGTCCTCCGCTGCAGTGACCACAAAGCGCTCTCCAGGCTGCACCTGGGGCTGAAacgcagctgcctctggggtggagcacacAGCTGCAGAACGCCTGCCCGCAAACTGAGGACAGCTCTACTGACACCTGGCCTGCTGCCTGCACCacggcgccccctagtgcccggccctgactgccaggggagagcgccccctgcccagccccccgccctcctccccatggCACGGcgccccccagtgcccagccctgactgccaggggagagtgcctcctgctgctccccctgctccccggtGCCCCCTACCACCAGTACCTTGCAGGTATTAAGCACGGCTTAGCATTAGCGTCAGAATTCAAGGCCACCGACACGACCCAgcctcccccacaccaaccccgacGGCCAAAGCCAGAGCCAAGCACTGCTGCCCCCAGGAGGGCGGCCGGGGTGCCCCGTTACCTGGTGAACTGGGGCAGCTGGCGGTAGTTCTCCGGGATATCCAGCGGCTTGTAGAGGAAGTGCCGCAAGTCGGGCACCCCGACCTGCCCCACGCCGTAGGAGGGGCTCTGCAGGCCGCCCGAGAGCACCTGCAGCGAGCCCTGAGTCCGCATGGCCTCCTCCACCCGCTTCTTGCAGTCCGAGACGGCGTAGAAGGACTCCTTGTCGGTGGAGAGCAGCACCAGGCACACGGTGCACTCCGCGTCCAGGTAGGAGATGTAGGCGTAAAAGTACCCGTCGGGGTTGAAGCGGGGCAGGCAGATGGGTGTCCAGATCTCCCCGGCCTGGAAGGCCGAGCTGGCCCCGATCAGGTTGAGCAGCAGGTGGAGGTCGGTGGGCTCCAGCCGGCACTCCTCGATCACCGCCCGCTCCTGCACCGCCGTGACCAGCTGGCTGCGGGCCACCAGGATGGAGAAGACCAGGTTGGGGGTGATGGCCTTCTGCAGCAGGGTGCCCAGGGCGTCCCgcagggaggcaggaagggggaggcagCGCACGGCCCCCAGCAGGAAGCCGGGATCCGACTCCACCAGGTTGAGTAGGCGGTCGAGGATCTTCTCGGAGCCAGCCAGCAGGCGCCGCAGGTCGTAGTTCTTCTTGCGCTCGAAGATGCGGGTGATGCTCACCTGGGTCAGCATGCTGAGGATCTGGTAATAGACGTAGAGCAGCTCCTGGCGCAGCTGCTGCTCCGACTGCAGCGTCCGCGACACCGACACCAGCACCAGCGGGCCCTGCTGCACGAACACCAGCTTCCGGTCGTCTGGGGCGGAGGGGCAGACGTGGAGACCGTGAGATTGCCCTGCTCCCGGGGACCCCCGAGTGCCGCTGCCCGACCCCCtgggccagccagtcccctgccctggggccagatcggagccagcgccccctagacgGGACAGGCCCCGTGTCCAAATTCCAGTGCCCACGAGTTTCCTCTCCATCTGTCACGCCTCATGTATTTCTACACTCTCAGTGCGACGTATCGACCGCCGAGGGCTGATCTCATTACGGCTCCCCTGGGCGCTATTCGTGCATCCCATGCCCAGGGGCACGAGGCAAGATGTGGGGCCACAGGTCTGCCAGCGTCCCAGCCTCCTCCTCCCGCTAAATCCCCCTAGGCAAGCGTACAGCCTCACACCCCACAGCGGGCTTGCCCAGCACCgacaggcagccacctctggggtggagcgcagcaGCTGGATAATCGGTGACTAGCTTCCGCCCCTCCAACTGGGACTGCGGTGAGGGGAAATCAGGAAGGTGGAATGGAATCCCCCGCGCCCCAACACCCAGGACTGGGGTCCCCACCTCCACTGCTGGAGGGCAAGTGTTACGGGATCTTTAAGGAATTCATTTATTTGGGTCAGCAgcgactgccagggcagagcgccccctgcccagccccccacagcgcCCGGCCCTGTCCGCCagaggagagcgccccctgcccagccccccaacctgctccccacagcacagcaccatccagtgcccagccctgactgccagggcagggcaccccctgccaagctccccccccacagcacagcaccaTCCAGcgcccagccctgactgccagggcagcgcgccccctgcccagcccctgccctgcagcccagcccgcgCCTACCCGAGTAGATGGAGCGGATGGCGTTGTCGCCGCTCTGGATGAAGGATACCAGCGCCATCATGACGCCCATGGTGGAGGACAAGGCCTCCTCGTTGCCGTAGCGAGAGTAGATGGGCTTGCCGGCCTCACTCAGCACGAAGATGTGCTTCCGGCGGGCCCGCCAGCTGGCGGCCGTCACGTCCTCGTCGCGGTGcgtggaaggggctggggggcccCCCGGATCGcaggcccccacccccaggggccgcCCGAACTCGCTCGAGTCCTCCAAGGCATTGTCGGTGGAGGCCGAGTCCGAGAGCTCCTTGTCGCTCAGCTCCTCCTGGGCATCCCCCTGGCCATCAGCCGCTCTCACGGGCCCATTGCTCTGTGAGGCAAgcagctcctcctgctcctccgGGCCAGCGCTGAGCTCGTCCCCCCCTGGGGGGCAAAGGAGAGAGTCACGGAGACGggagagaaccccggagtcctggctcccagcccccctgctctaaccaccagatcccactcccctcccagagccagggagcaaacccaggagtcctggctcccagccccccctgctctaaccagtagaccccactccactcccagagccagggagcaaacccaggagtccaggctcccagccccccctgctctaaccagtagaccctactcccctcctggagccagggagagaaccccagAGTCCTTGCCCCCTATGTGACCAATTCAGGGGTACTCTCTCTCTGCAATCAGCAGGGCGTCCCCACTGTAGGGTTGGGGGCCCCGGTGACCACAGCCCCACTAATGCCCCTGGCCACAGGATGGAGGACAACCCCACACCTTCCTGTCCCCAGTCTGGGGGGCGCGCCCCAGGCAGGGACTCACCTGTATCCGTGGGGCACAGCCCggcctgctcctggggcagcgccatCCCTTCCCGCGTCGGTGAGCCGGGCTCGCCCGTTGCCATCTCCATATGCCAAGCAGCACCTGCAGCGGCAAAGTCTCAGGAAGCCAAGCTCCATggctggagagagaacccaggagtcctggcgcctggctcccccgctctaaccactagaccccactcccctcccagaaccagggaggggacccaggagtcctggctcccagcccccctcgccttaacccactagaccccactccaccccccatgGAGGTGAGAACACCAGACGGACCCAAGTCGCTGTTCAGGCCCGGAGCCACGGCCAGCCCGGGCCGCTCCCAGCAGCCGGCAGGGCTGGGCCAAGCCGGTCAGACCAGCATTAATCACTAATCGCTGTCACATGCCCCAGCAGCgatgccaggcaggagccggcagGAAATAGCCCTGTTCACTAATCGCCTTCCCACCGGGAGCTTAATGGCACCAAGCTTAGCACAGCAGGGCCGGCAGCACCCCCCTTATAACACCAATGCCCCCTTCTCCCGGGGCAGAGCCCAGATCCACCCCCTTCTTCACCACCACAGCActcctgggtgctgcccccccagcttcaccaccccagaggtggctgcatctcagtgctgggcgaGCCCTCCCCATGTGTTGTTATGTGCGGCTGTTTCCCAGCtgacccaccccagaggtggctgcatctcagcgtcGGGGGAGCCCTCCCCATGTGCTGTTATGTGTGGCTGTTTCCCAGCTgacccgccccagaggtggctgcatctcagcatcGGGGGAGCCCTCCCCCTGCAGATCCTGGGGATCTTTCACAACGGAGAGCAGGCCAGGCATAGAGGGATGTTGAGATGCCTCCCCTCTGGAGAGGGCAGCTCAGTAACACCAACACATAACGCCCGGCAGGGATGCATCAGGGGCTTCCCTCTCCCcatggggctctggggggggtctCCCCTCCTCCGCAACTGggggtctcccctcctccccatggggCTCTGGggggtctcccctcctcccccactgggggtctccccccctccccataggGCTCTGGGGGGGTCTCCCCTCCTCCGCAACTGGGGGTCTCCTCCCTCTCCATTGGCCTCTGGGggggtctcccctcctcccccactgggggtctcccctcctccccatggggctctgggggggtctcccctcctcccccactgggggtctcccttcctccccatggGGCTCTGGGGGGGTCTCCCCTCCTCCGCAACTGggggtctcccctcctccccatggggCTCTGGggggtctcccctcctcccccactgggagtctctccccctccccatggggcCCTGGGGGGGGCTCCCCTCCTAACCCACGTGGCAGTAGGgggggatctccccctcccctcaccatgCGCGCGCCCGAGGGTCTCCCCTGCGCTCCTCCGGCAGCCTCGATCCTGGCCCCGCGCAGCACGGAACCGAACGCGGGGGAAAGGGCGGGGCCGACGGCGCCTCCCTCCAATCACAGGGCATGAAGCGTGGGAGGCGTGGCCCGGCGTGCCGGGTAGCACCCAATCAGAGAGCGAGGCGGTGCAGACGCAACTTTGGGCCAGACTGTCACAAGCCTTAGCCAATCAGGGAGCGCAGAGCGAGCCGAAGGGGCGGGTTTAGAGACTAATCCTGCCAATCCCGAGAGGCTATTACCAGACGTCCACCAATCAGAGAGCGGGGTGGGTTTCGACGGCcatcggggcagggactgggggtgaCAGCTGGTCACTGGGCCATGACGTCACCGTGTAACACATGATGCTGGGCCGTGATGTCATCTTAGTGCACTGCGACATCACCACACTCCATTGTGTTGCGAGACACACCAGCGCTGGGCTGTGCCGTTGTGTCGTCATGCTGAGATATGATGACATCACTGTACTGAGTGGTTACATCATGCTACACTGTGACATCATCGCATTGCATCATGATGTGCTAGGACATCCTGGCACCGTGTCATCACCCAGGCACGTTGCACCATCCTCATCCTCTGGGGGGAGCGTGGGGCAGCCCCATGACATCATCCTGCTGGCTCCTCccatcagccccctgccccgtgaCATCACAGCATGGTGTGTCTGACATCACAATGCTGCTTAGCAATGTCGGAGTGCTCCAGCAGGAcgggggcttggagccaggactcctgggttctctccctggctctgggaggggagtgggagctggtggttagagcaggggggggggctgggagccaggactcctgggttctctccctggctctgggaggggagtgggagctggtggttagagcagggggggctgggagccaggactcctgggtttttggaaggggagtggggtctagtggttggtgctgggagccaggactcctgggttctctccctggctctgggaggggagtggggtctagtggtttaaccgggggggggggggggctgggagccaggactcctgggtttttggaaggggagtggggtctagtggttggagctgggagccaggactcctgggttctgtccctgactCTAGTCCTcttcctcagggcaggggttctcacaacaaatttttcaGTGGCCTCAGAATGCAGCTACCAaatcttgctggtggccactttGACAATTtgtcctaaaatacttaattaactttaggaaaaacaaataaatatgcacaaatCCAAATCCTTGTGATTTATTTatgtggggctttttttttttttcaataataaaaatcatgtaccgttgtctctattctttactggacctaaagaGAATAGAAACAAACAAGatgctttgcacattcttgtctttgttgttgttgtttcctttgattttttttttttttaaaaaaagacttgttagctagtaagtctgctgctgtgaaaagtgacacTTGTATGTTCATATCACTTTTTTCACagcctgctgtgaaaagtgatattaatcaATATATCATGCCCTGGATGGGGAGTTGGGTAGGGAggtagcggcaggcgggggaggcagtgggggctggggcgatggggggcagggggcaggggaggcagggcCAGCACCCCACCGCTGCACAGGCGGGACCAGAGCCCCAAGGCCGGATCCTATCGCCCGAGCCCAAAGCCCTGTGCATGGGGGATGGAGCCTGGGGCCATACAGCTGAAGCCTGGGCCAGAGAAGGTAGCGGGGGCTAGGGTGGATGAGGGAGGGGTGGTGGTGAGCTGGAGGCCGGAGCCCTCCACTGGGGCGGCTGGAGCCGAGGGCCAGAGGAGGCGGTAAGGCCAGAGCCTGTTGCTGCATGGccaaagcccagggctggaggaggcagcggGGATCAGGGCAATGGGGGGGTGAACTCACTGGCCGCCCCAAGCTCCTTCAGTGTTTGTCTCTCCAGAGGGTGGCAGGGCCCGACCTCTGCTGgtggccccaggggaggggccgctgctttgcccccatcgctccccctgtggctgtggccgcaagaaaagcccctggtggccacatttgaaaaCAACTGAGGCCtgactctcagccccccccccccccagctctaaccactagacccccactcccctcctggatcccaggatagaacccaggagtcctggctcccagcccccctgctctaaccattagaccccactcccccccccccagagctggggatggaacccaggagtcctggctccccacacctccccccaccctctctacTACACGAGTCTCCCGTTGCTGTTGTTCCGATCACATTCTCCTCTTTCCAGTTCCTCCCCACAGGTTCCAGGCGAAGTCAGGGTCCTGTGACTTCCCCACGGGGTGGATGTCTCACCCTTGCCGCTcagcccttcccccaggccccagccccgctATCCCCAGGAGAAGGCCGGGGCGGGAGACGTGCTACCTGGGTCAGTTCCTCCTCTCCAGACCAGGCCTCTCAGTCTCCCTACGGCCCCGGGTAGCCCTGCTCTTCTGCGTCATACATCCGGCATGAAAACGAAGGCCTTGATCTCTCCGCAGaccctgtcccacagagctgagGGTGGATcgccagtgtcctggccaaatccaGATGGAGATCCAGATTTAGGGTTCCCTAAGCCCCCTGTGTCATTGAGATACAGAAAAcgccttcacttcctgtcctaaagtcCTTTGAGGTAGTGTTATAAATGGCCGTTCCCCACCTGCCCcgcaccagaggtggctgcatctctgtGCCGGGTGACCCATCCCTGTGCAGAGTTATGTgtagctgttccccagctgccccgcaccagaggtggctgcatctctgtGCCGGGTGACCCGTTCCTGTGCAGAGTtatgtgtggctgttccccacctgccctgcaccagagttggctgcatctcagtgctgggcaagCCCTCCCCATGTAGCAAAATACCCGATATTAATGCCCTGGTCACAGCGGAATTGCAGCGGGCACATGTGGTGAGGTTAGTCTCCGCTGCAGGTCATTTCCTGACTGCTGGGAGGTGCACAAAGCCCTGAGCTCAGACACGGGGGCAAAGGCTGAGAATTTACCTTTAGCACCACAGCGGAGGGGTGGTGTCGAGAAGGGGCTGTTATAGGGCAGCTTGGGGGCATTCTGGGGGAGGGGATCCCAGctgagggggttgggaggggagaggatccCACtaagggatgggggggaagcgggCCGGTCCCCAAGAAGGGCTGGCAACTGGCACGCTGAGCCCCGCTCCCCCCAACTGCGGGGCAGGCAGGGCCATCCCCAGGAAGCCAGAGGGCTCCGAGAAGGGGAAGGAAACAACCCAGAGCAAAACTACCCACAAACGTATAGCAAAAATTGCACAGGGAGGGCTCggccggcgctgagatgcagccacctctggggaaggGCACACGGGGGAACAGCGGCACATAACGCCGCTCGGGGAGGGCTCgaccggcgctgagatgcagccacctctggcgcTGTTCTCAGCGACCCTGCCCCAGAGGTTGGGGAGATTCCCGGCTTGGGCTGGATCCCCCAGGTGAGGAtgggcccggacgcctgggttctcccagccaggcagccgcAGACGGGGACAGCCGCGCTCGCTCCCCTGGCTGGCGGCCCGCCAGGCTCAGGTCTGGGCTCGTCCAACCGGCCCGTTGGGGGGCGGGGACCTCAACTTCCTCTTCAGTCCGCTCCGACCTGCGCCCTCGCTCCGGCCGCGGGGCAGCATGAGCCGCCTGGACCAGACGCTGCAGGCGTTCctgggcgccgagcccggcccggcccggctgggCCAGGAGTTCCAGGTGAGGCCGGGCCGCGGGGGGAGCCGAGACCCCGCGCCAGCCCCTGCGCCGCCCGGATCCCCGGGAAATCCCGCCCccagcagggagagaacccaggagtccgggctcccagccccccccccccctgctctaacccactagcccccactcccctcccagagccggggagagaacccaggagtcctggctcccagccccccgctctaacccactagcccccactccgctcccaaagccagggagagaacccaggagtcctggctcccagcccccccccccgctctaacccactagcccccactgccctcccagagccggggagagaacccaggagtcctggctcccagccccccccccccccccaccgctctaacccactagcccccactgccctcccagagccagggagagaacccaggagtcctggctcccagctccggCACCCCGCTCTAAAGCACTggaccccccactgccctcccggaGCTGcgcagagaacccaggcgtccgacACCCTCCGCTCGTCTCCAGCTCCAGTGCAAGTTTCTTTCTGTAATCATTAATCTGGGGCTTGGGTTTAACTTTCCACTGCTCCTGCCGTGCACAGAGTTAACTCCTCACCTGCCGGCCAGCAAGAGccagagctgcagggagcccggacgcctgggtcctctccccggctctgggaggggagtggggtctagtggttagaacaggggggctgggagccaggagtcctgagttcgttccccagctctgggaggggagcaggggctagtggttagagccagggaTTGGGGGGCTGGGTGCCCTGGGCTGATCCTATGAGACGCTATTGGAAGTCTCAGTTCCGGGTCCCTTGGCGGGTGGCCGGCTGTGTCGCCCATCACTGCCCGGAGCAGTGCAAGTTTTCAGGCCCGGGGCAAGGCAGAGCCGAGAAATGGCGAAATCCAGCCAATAGCTGCTCCAGCTTTGCCCGCAGGTTTCCTGCACCGCCAGCACCTTTGTGGGCCCTGGGCATCGCTACAACATTCAACAGATCCTcctggcagccagggctgggcacggggtggggggctccGTGCTGCGGGGcgggggcctggccagggggcactatcccctggcagccagggctgggtcctggggggcaccgtgctgtggggagtggggcagggggtgctctcccctggcagtcagtgctggcctgAAATCGTTAGTGGGTGCTATTCATTTGGAGGTGCCTTTCCGTGGAAAGTGCCCCCTAGGGTCATTACATTTCCCCTCCATCTTGGGGTGACCCAGCCAAACCCCAGCAGGTGGATGCTTTCCGACCGCTACATTCCCCATTGTTTCTTCCTGAAAACGTTTCTAGTGTCACAgtgcggctgttccccagctgcctcaccccagaagtggctgcatctcagtccTGGGCAAGGTACCGCTGCATCTAGACAGGTCAAGAGCTGGGAATCCAGTGGAAATCAGCCGTTCGGTCTGAGCAATCGATTCGGTCTGAAGGAAATTCCCAGAGTAAAGAATATTCTCTGGTTTGTGTTACTAGCAATCAGGTCATTAAACTGAAGTGAAATTGCTGGGAACCCAAACATGGCATCCACTTTCCCCTTCTGtttcacttctccctcccccctccgcactaaccactagaccttcccctctcctcctagagccagggagagaacccaggagtcctggctcccagccccatgccctcttctaaccactagacccactctcttcccagagccggggagagaacccacaAGAGAAGTGAAGTGAGGGATTCAGTAAGGACAGTCCCTTCTGATAACAGTctgcggctgttccccagctgccccaccccagaggtggctgcatctcagcgctgggcgagccGTCCCTGTGCGGCGTTATGTGCGGCGGTTCCCCAGCTCCCCattcccagaggtggctgcatctcagcgctgggcgagccGTCCCTGTGCGGCGTTATGTGCGGCGGTtccccagctccccatccccagaggtggctgcatctcagcgccgggcgagccGTTCCAGTCACACTCCCAGCTACTCCTTTGCATAACCACAGCCTGGGAGCAGAAAAAGCTGTGACATAATCAGAAATTCACCTTCACTGGGTCCTGGTGCTGGTTCAAATAGACCCTGTGTTGAGCAGGCACCAAATGCAAATTTCCCCTTATCACTGTGGCTTGTGACATAGCATTGATAGCGCATGAAATAGCCCCTCTTAAAACGACAGCTGCCTCCTGCAGTTACAAACCACACTGCTTGCTCtcagtgctgaaatgcagccacctctggggcggggtaGCTGGGGAACAACTGCACATCACATCATAGTAGGATGgcccagtgctgagatgcagccagctctgggacAGGGCACCCAGGGAGCAGCCACGCATAATGCCAGATGGGGATGGCTTgcccggcactgagatgcagctatTTCTGGGGAGCAGCAAAGTTCACTGGTTGTCACAGTATAAAACAGCAGAAGGTTCTTTTTATAGGCTAAAACtaagaaccaggactcctgggttccatcctcagctctgggaggggtgtggggtgtagcGGATTAgatcagggtggggctgggagccaggactcctgggttctctcagtGTCACCTTGGCCAGGTCCTGCCTCaacttggtgcctcagtttcccctgtggcTTTCCAGAGTCGTGCTGGGAGTGAGCGTGGTGGGGAGGGTTAATTCTGTGCAGCTTCGTGCTGGCCCGTCCTCCCCTCTGACAGGGAAATGAATTTTCCAGAAGGGACTTTGTTCCCTTGTCTCTCGCCTGGCTTCAGCTGCTGATTTCCTATATAAATGTAGCCCAAACCAAATCCCAGCTacctccgggctggggccaggtgggggggaagggaaagtgaTGGAAGCCGGCACCCCCTagtggggaaaggccccgtgccccactccccaccccctaagCCAGCCACTCCCTTTATTAAATCCCCATCTCATATTCCAGACTTATGTACAGCTGTTTTCATTCCACTGTACTGGGTCTAGAGATCGGGATGGCTTGACCAGCGCTcagatgcagccatctctggggcagggcagctggggaacagctgcgCATAACGCCGCACAGGATGGCTGACAGGCTCTGCTCCCTTGCTCAGAACAGGGGCTGCTCACCAGCCCCGTGCAGCAGAGCTGAAGTGAAAAGCAGAAGCTGCCCCATGGGGTTAGTCAGTCCTGGGAACTGAAAACACGGATCCTGAAAGTGAATGCAACAGTGCGGGGAAATGGACCTCTCTAGGGGGCGGCATGCTGTGGGGCATGAGGTGTAAggctctgcagggggcgctctcccctggcagtcggggccgggcgctggggggTGCCGTGCTGCGGGGGGCTGGTCAAATTTCCTCCCCTGATCCCCTGTCTCTCTGCACCCTACATGGCTAATATCCCCCGCGCCCTCCATCCAGAGCTCTGGCCCTCGCACCATCCCCCACAGGGTACAGATCAGGGGATCCACCGTGCCGACAACATCCCGGTTTTCTCCCTTTTGCCTCCAGCCGTCGGGACACAGGGGGGAAACTACGAAAAAAATTGTGATGGCGAAAAATCTCCGTCAGCCGGAGAGTTCGGAAGCCGCGGGAGCTTCTCTGCTCCAGATCTTCTCCCTCTGGGTCTTTCTCTTCCCTCTGTCCTTTTGgaaattaaaaaaccaaacctAGGGAATGAATAACCAAAAACTGTGTGATTTAGCCAAATTCGGCACTGAGAAGCCGAAAGCTGCCCGGGCCGCTCAGACCCAGGTTTTCTCGGTCCTGTTCTTTCTCTTTCCCCCGCCccaccaaaactttttttggggaaaaaatggaggaAATGAACATCAAAAACTCCGTGACATGCCCTGATCCTTAATGCAAGAAACTTTTATCTGCTGAGAAGCTGCAGAACCTGCCTGTCTCCTGCTACCCTCTTCGTTCCACACCTGCTTTTCTCCAGCCTTAGTCGACAAAACCGCCACAGCCAAACCTTGGCAATGCAAGAGCACAAACCACCGGGGCCGAGCTGGAGCTGTGGCAAACAGCCCGGCCGCTGGCAGGCTCCAGCGGAGAACTGCCAACTCCTGGGATCCCTGCCGTCCACTGTAAACCCCCGCCTGCGAAATACTGACCCAGCCACTCCTCCGCCCTGGGGCTGAAGGGAGCTAGTGCCCCCTAGAGCCCACCTCCCTGAGCCCTCCATTCctacctcccagcccccctgctctacccactagagccccctcccctcccagacctgggaatagaacccaggagtccgggctcccagcccccatgctctaatcactagactccactccccttccagtgacagagagagaacccaggagtcctggtttccagcccccccccctctaacccactagatgccagtcccctcccagggccagggatggaacccaggagtcctggctcccagcccctccactctaacccctagaccccactcccctcccagagccggggagagaacccaggagtcctggctcccagcccccccactctaacccctagaccccactcccctcccagagctggggatggaacccaggagtcctggctcccagcccccccactctaacccctagaccccactcccctcccagagccggggagagaacccaggagtcctggctctcattCTGGAAGCAACTCCTGCACAGATTAACTctccctggagggtagttccatggcaggggtggggttttttttctcctgcctgtTCCAGGATGGGCGTGGGTGTGCTCACGCTGGGGCCCGGAGCTGGCAGGACCGGCTGGTCCGCTACTGGCGAGGTCAGAACCAGCCTGTTCCCAAAATAAACCTGACTCCAGTGCTCAGGAATGATCATCCTCATGCGAGCTGTCTCTGTGCCGCGTTATGTGCAGCTGTTtctccagctgccccgccccagaggtggctgcatctcagtgccgggcTAATCTTAGCCTTGGAGT
The DNA window shown above is from Emys orbicularis isolate rEmyOrb1 chromosome 21 unlocalized genomic scaffold, rEmyOrb1.hap1 SUPER_21_unloc_1, whole genome shotgun sequence and carries:
- the LOC135894962 gene encoding vacuolar fusion protein MON1 homolog B-like encodes the protein MATGEPGSPTREGMALPQEQAGLCPTDTGGDELSAGPEEQEELLASQSNGPVRAADGQGDAQEELSDKELSDSASTDNALEDSSEFGRPLGVGACDPGGPPAPSTHRDEDVTAASWRARRKHIFVLSEAGKPIYSRYGNEEALSSTMGVMMALVSFIQSGDNAIRSIYSDDRKLVFVQQGPLVLVSVSRTLQSEQQLRQELLYVYYQILSMLTQVSITRIFERKKNYDLRRLLAGSEKILDRLLNLVESDPGFLLGAVRCLPLPASLRDALGTLLQKAITPNLVFSILVARSQLVTAVQERAVIEECRLEPTDLHLLLNLIGASSAFQAGEIWTPICLPRFNPDGYFYAYISYLDAECTVCLVLLSTDKESFYAVSDCKKRVEEAMRTQGSLQVLSGGLQSPSYGVGQVGVPDLRHFLYKPLDIPENYRQLPQFTSPELEGPYCSEEEQHRLFDLYHYLHSRIHSTSRPLRLIYHVAEKETLLAWVTSKFELYTCFSPLVTKAGAINVLTKLLRWIKKEEDRLFIRYPPKYSTTPNPGKGAKGGRPDGAENGFFAGL